In Flavobacterium cerinum, one genomic interval encodes:
- the rplD gene encoding 50S ribosomal protein L4: MEVKVLDINGKDTGRKVQLADSVFAIEPNNHAVYLDVKQYLANQRQGTHKAKERAEVTGSTRKVKKQKGTGTARAGSVKSPLFKGGGTVFGPRQRSYSFKLNKTLKRLARKSAFSIKAKESNLVVLEDFTFEAPNTKNFINVLKALGLENKKSLFVLGESNKNVYLSSRNLKASSVVTTSELSTYAILNANSLVLLESSLGGIEENLSK, translated from the coding sequence ATGGAAGTAAAAGTATTAGATATCAACGGAAAAGATACAGGTCGTAAAGTGCAACTTGCTGACTCTGTATTCGCAATTGAGCCTAATAACCATGCGGTATATCTTGATGTTAAACAATATTTAGCAAATCAAAGACAAGGTACTCATAAAGCTAAAGAAAGAGCTGAAGTGACTGGAAGTACTCGTAAGGTTAAAAAACAAAAAGGGACAGGTACTGCTCGTGCAGGAAGTGTTAAGTCTCCTTTGTTCAAAGGTGGAGGTACAGTTTTCGGTCCTAGACAAAGAAGCTACTCTTTTAAATTGAACAAAACTTTAAAGAGATTAGCTAGAAAATCAGCTTTCTCAATTAAAGCAAAAGAGTCAAATTTAGTAGTTCTTGAAGACTTTACTTTTGAAGCACCAAACACTAAAAATTTCATTAACGTATTGAAAGCTTTAGGGTTAGAGAATAAAAAATCTTTATTTGTGTTGGGTGAATCAAATAAAAATGTATATTTGTCGTCACGCAATTTAAAGGCTTCTAGTGTTGTAACTACTTCAGAATTAAGTACTTATGCTATTTTAAATGCAAATAGTTTAGTGCTTTTGGAGAGTTCTTTAGGAGGAATTGAAGAAAATTTAAGCAAATAA
- the rplW gene encoding 50S ribosomal protein L23, translated as MSIIIKPIITEKITKDGEVFNRFGFVVDKKANKIQIKNAVEAAYGVNVVAVNTMNYRADRTVKYTKSGLISGKTNAYKKAVVQVQEGETIDFYNNI; from the coding sequence ATGAGTATCATAATTAAACCTATCATTACTGAAAAAATTACCAAAGACGGAGAAGTTTTCAACCGCTTTGGTTTCGTTGTTGATAAAAAAGCGAACAAAATTCAAATCAAAAATGCTGTTGAAGCTGCTTATGGTGTGAATGTGGTTGCTGTAAACACAATGAATTACAGAGCTGATAGAACGGTTAAATACACTAAGAGTGGTTTGATCAGTGGAAAGACTAATGCTTACAAAAAAGCAGTTGTTCAAGTACAAGAAGGAGAAACAATAGATTTTTATAATAATATCTAA
- the rplB gene encoding 50S ribosomal protein L2 produces MSVRKLKPITPGQRFRVVNSFDTITTDKPERSLIAPKKNSGGRNSQGKMTMRYTGGGHKQKYRIVDFKRTKVGIPATVKTIEYDPNRSAFISLLYYADGAKTYIIAQNGLQVGQTVVSGPEAAPEIGNTLPLSKIPLGTVISCIELRPGQGAVIARSAGTFAQLMARDGKYATIKMPSGETRLILLTCSATIGAVSNSDHQLVVSGKAGRSRWLGRRPRTRPVAMNPVDHPMGGGEGRSSGGHPRSRKGLPAKGYRTRSKVNPSNKYIVERRKK; encoded by the coding sequence ATGTCAGTTAGAAAATTAAAACCTATTACCCCGGGTCAGCGTTTTAGAGTTGTAAATAGCTTTGACACTATTACAACTGATAAGCCGGAGCGTTCTTTGATCGCACCGAAAAAAAACTCTGGAGGTAGAAATAGTCAAGGAAAGATGACCATGCGCTACACAGGTGGTGGTCACAAACAAAAATATCGTATTGTTGATTTCAAAAGAACTAAAGTAGGGATTCCTGCTACAGTGAAAACAATTGAGTACGATCCGAATCGTTCAGCGTTTATTTCGTTATTGTACTATGCAGATGGTGCTAAAACGTATATCATCGCTCAAAATGGTTTACAAGTAGGACAAACTGTAGTTTCTGGTCCTGAAGCGGCTCCAGAAATTGGTAATACTTTACCTTTAAGTAAAATTCCTCTAGGAACTGTTATTTCTTGTATTGAGTTAAGACCAGGACAAGGTGCGGTTATCGCTCGTTCAGCTGGTACTTTTGCTCAGTTAATGGCGAGAGACGGTAAATATGCTACAATTAAAATGCCTTCAGGTGAGACAAGATTAATCTTGTTAACTTGTTCTGCAACAATTGGAGCAGTATCTAACTCAGATCATCAGTTAGTTGTATCTGGTAAAGCAGGTAGATCTAGATGGTTAGGAAGAAGACCGAGAACAAGACCGGTAGCTATGAACCCAGTAGATCACCCAATGGGTGGTGGAGAAGGACGTTCTTCTGGAGGACATCCACGTTCAAGAAAAGGTTTACCTGCTAAAGGTTATAGAACTCGTTCTAAAGTTAATCCGAGTAATAAGTATATCGTAGAACGTAGAAAGAAATAA
- the rpsS gene encoding 30S ribosomal protein S19 produces MARSLKKGPFVHYKLDKKVQENIEKGNKGVVKTWSRASMITPDFVGQTIAVHNGRQFVPVYVTENMVGHKLGEFSPTRSFRGHAGAKNKGKK; encoded by the coding sequence ATGGCACGTTCATTAAAAAAAGGACCTTTTGTACACTATAAATTAGATAAAAAAGTTCAGGAAAATATCGAGAAAGGAAACAAAGGAGTTGTTAAGACTTGGTCTAGAGCTTCAATGATTACTCCGGATTTTGTTGGGCAAACTATCGCAGTTCACAACGGTCGTCAATTTGTACCTGTTTACGTAACAGAAAACATGGTAGGTCATAAATTAGGAGAGTTTTCGCCAACAAGATCTTTTAGAGGTCATGCTGGAGCTAAAAATAAAGGTAAAAAATAA
- the rplV gene encoding 50S ribosomal protein L22 — protein MGVRKRERAEQIKEANKQIAFAKLNNCPTSPRKMRLVADLVRGQKVEKALNILRFSSKEASRKLEKLLLSAIANWQAKNADANMEEAGLFVKEIRVDGGMMLKRLRPAPQGRAHRIRKRSNHVTIVLGDINNTQSN, from the coding sequence ATGGGAGTTCGTAAAAGAGAAAGAGCCGAGCAGATTAAAGAAGCTAATAAGCAAATCGCATTTGCTAAGCTGAATAACTGCCCTACTTCACCTAGAAAAATGCGCTTAGTGGCAGATTTAGTTAGAGGTCAGAAGGTAGAAAAAGCTCTTAATATATTAAGATTTAGTTCAAAAGAAGCTTCTCGTAAATTAGAGAAACTGTTGTTATCAGCTATCGCTAACTGGCAAGCTAAAAACGCAGACGCTAATATGGAAGAAGCAGGCTTATTCGTAAAAGAGATCCGTGTTGACGGCGGTATGATGTTGAAAAGACTTCGTCCGGCTCCACAAGGTCGCGCGCACAGAATCAGAAAACGTTCTAATCACGTAACAATCGTGTTAGGAGATATTAATAACACACAAAGCAATTAA
- the rpsC gene encoding 30S ribosomal protein S3, giving the protein MGQKTNPIGNRLGIIRGWDSNWYGGNDYGDKLAEDHKIRKYIHARLSKASVSKVIIERTLKLVTVTITTARPGIIIGKGGQEVDKLKEELKKITDKEVQINIFEIKRPELDAYLVGTSIARQIESRISYRRAIKMAIAAAMRMNAEGVKVMISGRLNGAEMARSEMFKEGRIPLSTFRADIDYSLAEAHTTYGRMGIKVWIMKGEVYGKRDLSPLVGMDKKQSKSTGSSPAKGNGRPNQRKRK; this is encoded by the coding sequence ATGGGACAAAAGACAAATCCAATCGGAAATCGCCTTGGTATCATCAGAGGATGGGATTCTAACTGGTATGGTGGAAATGACTACGGTGATAAACTTGCCGAAGACCACAAAATCAGAAAGTATATACATGCTCGTTTATCAAAAGCTAGTGTATCAAAAGTAATCATCGAGAGAACTTTGAAACTTGTAACCGTTACTATCACTACTGCTCGTCCTGGTATCATTATCGGGAAAGGTGGACAAGAGGTAGACAAGTTAAAAGAAGAACTTAAGAAAATTACTGACAAAGAGGTTCAAATTAACATCTTTGAAATTAAAAGACCGGAACTTGATGCTTACTTAGTAGGTACAAGTATCGCTCGTCAGATCGAAAGTCGTATTTCGTACAGACGTGCAATCAAAATGGCTATCGCAGCTGCAATGCGTATGAATGCAGAAGGTGTGAAAGTAATGATTTCTGGTCGTTTGAACGGAGCTGAAATGGCACGTTCGGAAATGTTCAAAGAAGGACGTATTCCTCTATCAACTTTCAGAGCTGACATCGATTACTCACTTGCTGAAGCGCATACTACTTACGGTAGAATGGGTATCAAAGTGTGGATCATGAAAGGTGAAGTTTACGGTAAGAGAGATCTTTCTCCGTTAGTAGGTATGGACAAAAAACAGTCTAAATCTACAGGATCTTCTCCTGCAAAAGGAAATGGTAGACCAAACCAACGCAAAAGAAAGTAA
- the rplP gene encoding 50S ribosomal protein L16, producing MLQPKRTKYRKVQKGKMKGISQRGHELSNGMFGIKSLDSTFITSRQIEAARIAATRYMKREGQLWIKIFPDKPITKKPLEVRMGKGKGAVEYWAAVVKPGRIMFEVGGVPLSVAKEALRLAAQKLPVKTKFIVARDFEA from the coding sequence ATGTTACAGCCTAAAAGAACAAAATACCGTAAGGTACAGAAAGGTAAAATGAAAGGCATTTCTCAAAGAGGACATGAACTTTCTAATGGAATGTTTGGTATCAAATCTTTAGATTCAACTTTCATCACTTCTCGTCAAATCGAAGCTGCACGTATCGCTGCAACTCGTTATATGAAAAGAGAAGGTCAGTTATGGATTAAAATTTTCCCAGACAAACCTATCACCAAGAAACCTCTTGAAGTACGTATGGGTAAAGGTAAAGGTGCAGTTGAATATTGGGCTGCAGTTGTTAAACCTGGAAGAATTATGTTTGAAGTTGGAGGAGTGCCTCTATCTGTAGCAAAAGAGGCTTTACGTCTTGCTGCACAAAAACTTCCTGTTAAAACTAAGTTTATCGTTGCTAGAGATTTCGAAGCATAA
- the rpmC gene encoding 50S ribosomal protein L29 yields MKQSEIKNLSAAELQGQLSQLKKTYADLKTAHAISPIENPLQLRTVRRSIARVATELSKRELQ; encoded by the coding sequence ATGAAACAATCAGAAATTAAAAATCTATCTGCAGCTGAGTTACAAGGACAACTTAGTCAGTTAAAGAAGACATATGCCGACCTAAAAACAGCTCACGCTATTTCTCCAATTGAAAACCCATTACAGTTAAGAACTGTAAGAAGATCAATTGCAAGAGTAGCTACTGAGTTAAGCAAAAGAGAGTTACAATAA
- the rpsQ gene encoding 30S ribosomal protein S17 encodes MEKRNLRKERIGVVTSNKMEKSIVVSETRKVKHPLYGKFVLKTKKYVAHDETNDCNIGDTVRIMETRPLSKSKCWRLVEIIERAK; translated from the coding sequence ATGGAAAAAAGAAATTTAAGAAAAGAAAGAATTGGTGTTGTTACTAGTAACAAAATGGAAAAATCTATTGTTGTTTCTGAAACAAGAAAAGTAAAACACCCATTATATGGTAAGTTCGTGTTAAAAACGAAAAAATACGTTGCACACGACGAAACAAACGATTGCAACATCGGAGATACTGTACGAATCATGGAGACTCGTCCGTTAAGTAAATCTAAATGTTGGAGATTAGTTGAAATCATTGAAAGAGCGAAATAA
- the rplN gene encoding 50S ribosomal protein L14: MVQQESRLKVADNTGAKEVLTIRVLGGTKRRYASVGDKIVVSIKDATPNGNVKKGAVSTAVVVRTKKEVRRADGSYIRFDDNACVLLNAAGEMRGTRVFGPVARELREKQFMKIVSLAPEVL, translated from the coding sequence ATGGTACAACAGGAATCTAGATTAAAAGTAGCAGATAACACGGGAGCTAAAGAAGTTTTAACTATCCGTGTTTTAGGAGGAACGAAACGTCGTTATGCCTCTGTTGGAGATAAAATTGTAGTGTCTATTAAAGACGCAACACCTAACGGAAACGTTAAAAAAGGTGCTGTTTCTACTGCAGTTGTTGTACGTACCAAAAAAGAAGTGAGAAGAGCCGATGGTTCATACATCAGATTTGACGATAACGCTTGCGTATTGTTAAATGCTGCTGGTGAAATGAGAGGTACTCGTGTTTTTGGTCCGGTAGCCAGAGAACTTCGTGAAAAACAATTCATGAAAATTGTATCATTAGCACCAGAAGTGCTTTAA
- the rplX gene encoding 50S ribosomal protein L24 produces MMKLKIKSGDIVKVIAGDHKGAEGKVLRVLREKNKAVVEGVNLVSKHTKPSAKNPQGGIVKKEAPIHISNIALIDPKTKSATKVGVKVEGDKKVRISKKSNQVL; encoded by the coding sequence ATGATGAAGCTAAAAATAAAATCAGGAGATATCGTAAAAGTAATCGCCGGTGACCATAAAGGTGCTGAAGGCAAAGTTTTACGTGTACTTCGCGAGAAAAACAAAGCGGTAGTAGAAGGTGTTAACTTAGTATCTAAGCATACTAAACCAAGCGCTAAAAACCCTCAGGGTGGTATCGTTAAAAAAGAAGCTCCAATTCATATCTCTAACATCGCTTTAATCGATCCTAAAACTAAGTCTGCGACTAAAGTTGGGGTGAAAGTTGAAGGAGATAAGAAAGTGAGAATTTCTAAAAAATCTAATCAAGTATTATAG
- the rplE gene encoding 50S ribosomal protein L5 gives MAYIPRLKEEYKSRVIAALTEEYGYKNVMMVPKLEKIVISRGVGAAVSDKKLVDHAVEELTKITGQKAVSTISKKDVASFKLRKGMPIGAKVTLRGERMYEFLDRLITSSLPRVRDFGGIKATGFDGRGNYNLGVLEQIIFPEIDIDKVNKIAGFDITFVTSASTDKEAKSLLTQLGLPFKKN, from the coding sequence ATGGCTTATATACCTAGACTAAAAGAAGAATATAAGAGCAGAGTAATTGCTGCTCTTACAGAAGAGTACGGTTACAAAAACGTTATGATGGTTCCTAAACTTGAAAAAATCGTTATTAGCCGTGGTGTTGGTGCAGCTGTGTCGGATAAGAAATTAGTAGATCATGCAGTTGAAGAGTTAACAAAAATTACTGGTCAAAAAGCGGTTTCTACTATTTCTAAGAAAGACGTTGCTTCTTTCAAATTAAGAAAAGGAATGCCAATTGGTGCTAAAGTAACTTTACGTGGAGAAAGAATGTATGAATTCCTTGATCGTTTGATCACGTCTTCATTACCACGTGTAAGAGATTTCGGTGGTATCAAAGCAACTGGATTTGATGGTAGAGGTAATTACAACTTAGGTGTTTTGGAACAAATCATTTTCCCTGAAATTGATATTGATAAAGTAAACAAAATTGCCGGATTTGATATTACTTTCGTAACTTCGGCGTCGACAGACAAAGAAGCGAAGTCATTATTAACACAATTAGGATTACCTTTTAAAAAGAATTAA
- the rpsN gene encoding 30S ribosomal protein S14: MAKESMKAREVKRQALVDKYAEKRKALLEAGDYEGLQKLPKNASPVRLHNRCKLTGRPRGYMRQFGISRVTFREMANSGLIPGVKKASW, translated from the coding sequence ATGGCTAAAGAATCAATGAAAGCCCGTGAGGTGAAAAGACAGGCTTTGGTAGACAAGTATGCTGAAAAAAGAAAGGCTTTATTAGAAGCTGGAGATTATGAAGGCTTACAAAAATTACCAAAAAACGCTTCACCTGTACGTTTACACAATCGTTGTAAATTAACAGGAAGACCAAGAGGGTATATGCGTCAATTCGGTATTTCACGTGTAACTTTCCGTGAAATGGCTAATAGCGGATTAATCCCAGGGGTTAAAAAAGCTAGCTGGTAA
- the rpsH gene encoding 30S ribosomal protein S8: MYTDPIADFLTRIRNAVRANHKVVEIPASNMKKEITKILFDQGYILSYKFDDSTVQGTIKIALKYDKETKEAVIKDIQRISKPGLRKYAGAAKLPRILNGLGIAIVSTSKGLMTGKQAKQLNVGGEVICYVY, from the coding sequence ATGTATACAGATCCTATCGCAGATTTCTTAACAAGAATCAGAAATGCCGTAAGAGCTAACCACAAAGTGGTAGAAATCCCGGCTTCTAACATGAAAAAAGAAATCACAAAAATTTTATTCGATCAAGGATATATTTTAAGTTACAAGTTTGATGACAGTACTGTTCAAGGTACCATCAAAATCGCTCTTAAGTATGACAAAGAAACTAAAGAGGCTGTAATTAAAGATATCCAAAGAATTAGTAAACCAGGTTTACGTAAGTACGCAGGTGCTGCCAAACTACCTAGAATCTTAAATGGTTTAGGTATCGCTATCGTTTCTACATCAAAAGGTCTTATGACTGGGAAACAAGCGAAACAATTGAATGTTGGTGGTGAAGTTATTTGTTACGTATACTAA
- the rplF gene encoding 50S ribosomal protein L6: MSRIGKSPIAIPAGVTVEVKDAVVTVKGKLGELSQEFSDVSVKIEEGQVIVERSSDDKGHRSKHGLYRALINNMIVGVAEGFTKELELVGVGYRASNQGQKLDVALGFSHNIVLEVVSEVKVETVSEKGKNPIIKLSSYDKQLLGQVAAKIRSFRKPEPYKGKGVKFVGEVLRRKAGKSA; this comes from the coding sequence ATGTCAAGAATAGGAAAAAGTCCAATTGCAATTCCAGCTGGAGTAACTGTAGAGGTTAAAGATGCTGTAGTTACAGTAAAAGGAAAATTAGGAGAACTTTCTCAAGAGTTTTCAGATGTATCTGTTAAAATTGAGGAAGGACAAGTAATCGTAGAAAGATCTTCTGATGATAAAGGTCACAGATCAAAACACGGTTTATACAGAGCTTTAATCAATAACATGATTGTTGGTGTAGCAGAAGGTTTTACTAAAGAATTAGAATTAGTTGGAGTAGGATACAGAGCTTCTAACCAAGGTCAAAAATTGGATGTCGCTTTAGGTTTTTCGCACAACATCGTTCTTGAAGTTGTTTCAGAAGTAAAAGTTGAAACAGTTTCTGAGAAAGGTAAAAACCCAATCATTAAGTTATCTTCATATGACAAACAACTATTAGGGCAAGTAGCGGCTAAAATCCGTTCTTTCCGTAAGCCTGAGCCTTACAAAGGAAAAGGAGTTAAGTTTGTAGGTGAAGTATTAAGAAGAAAAGCAGGTAAATCAGCTTAA
- the rplR gene encoding 50S ribosomal protein L18, protein MSLTKSERRQRIKFRIRKIVSGTAAKPRLSVFRSNKEIYAQIIDDVNGVTLAAASSREAGATGTKIEIAAAVGKLIADKAKNAGVEIVSFDRGGYLYHGRVKSLADGAREAGLKF, encoded by the coding sequence ATGTCATTAACAAAATCTGAAAGAAGACAAAGAATCAAGTTCAGAATCAGAAAGATTGTAAGCGGAACTGCTGCGAAACCAAGACTTTCTGTTTTTAGATCGAATAAAGAAATCTATGCGCAAATCATAGATGACGTAAATGGTGTGACACTAGCTGCCGCTTCTTCAAGAGAAGCTGGTGCAACTGGAACAAAAATCGAAATTGCAGCTGCTGTAGGTAAGTTAATTGCCGATAAAGCTAAAAATGCAGGTGTAGAGATTGTTTCTTTTGACAGAGGTGGTTATTTATATCACGGAAGAGTTAAATCATTGGCAGACGGCGCTAGAGAAGCTGGACTTAAATTCTAA
- the rpsE gene encoding 30S ribosomal protein S5, with amino-acid sequence MYHNYKNVELVKPSGLELKDRLVSVNRVTKVTKGGRAFGFSAIVVVGDENGVVGHGLGKSKDVSEAIAKAVEDAKKNLVRIPLVGHTIPHEQKGKFGGARVFLMPASHGTGVIAGGSVRAVVESLGIHDVLSKSQGSSNPHNVVKATFDALLQMRSAHTVAKQRGVSLEKVFKG; translated from the coding sequence ATGTATCATAATTATAAAAACGTAGAACTGGTAAAACCAAGTGGTCTTGAATTAAAAGACCGTTTGGTAAGTGTTAATCGTGTTACTAAAGTTACAAAAGGTGGTAGAGCTTTCGGTTTTTCTGCTATTGTAGTAGTAGGAGACGAAAACGGTGTAGTAGGTCATGGTCTTGGAAAATCTAAGGATGTGTCTGAAGCTATTGCTAAAGCAGTAGAAGATGCTAAAAAGAACTTAGTGAGAATTCCTTTGGTTGGACACACTATCCCTCACGAGCAAAAAGGTAAATTTGGTGGAGCACGCGTATTCTTGATGCCTGCTTCTCACGGTACCGGAGTTATTGCCGGTGGTTCTGTGAGAGCCGTTGTGGAGTCTTTAGGAATCCATGATGTATTGTCAAAATCGCAAGGTTCATCAAACCCACACAATGTTGTTAAAGCTACTTTTGATGCTTTATTACAAATGAGAAGTGCACACACTGTTGCAAAACAAAGAGGTGTTTCTTTAGAAAAAGTATTCAAAGGTTAA
- the rpmD gene encoding 50S ribosomal protein L30, producing the protein MAKILVKQVKSQINCPLIQKRTLEALGLRKLGQVVEHDANSAILGMVNKVKHLVSVEETK; encoded by the coding sequence ATGGCAAAAATATTAGTAAAACAAGTTAAAAGTCAAATCAATTGTCCTCTTATTCAAAAGAGAACTCTTGAAGCTTTAGGTCTTCGTAAACTAGGGCAAGTTGTTGAGCACGATGCGAATTCTGCTATCCTTGGAATGGTAAATAAAGTTAAACACTTGGTTTCTGTAGAAGAAACTAAATAA
- the rplO gene encoding 50S ribosomal protein L15 — translation MNLSNLQPAEGSVHNQNKRLGRGEGSGKGGTAARGHKGAKSRSGYSKKIGFEGGQMPLQRRVPKFGFKNINRVEYQGINLDTLQLLVDNGVVTDTVDFAVLVDNRLATKNSLVKILGRGELKAKLKVTAHKFTATAKAAIEAAGGEAVTL, via the coding sequence ATGAATTTAAGTAACTTACAGCCAGCTGAAGGTTCAGTACACAACCAAAATAAAAGATTAGGTAGAGGAGAAGGTTCTGGTAAAGGTGGTACAGCCGCTAGAGGACACAAAGGAGCTAAGTCTCGTTCTGGTTATTCTAAGAAAATTGGTTTCGAAGGAGGTCAGATGCCTTTACAGAGACGTGTACCTAAGTTTGGTTTTAAAAACATAAACAGAGTTGAATATCAAGGTATCAACCTGGATACACTTCAGTTATTAGTAGATAACGGAGTTGTAACCGATACAGTTGATTTCGCTGTTTTGGTAGATAATCGTTTAGCAACAAAAAATAGCTTAGTAAAGATTTTAGGAAGAGGAGAGCTTAAAGCAAAACTAAAAGTAACTGCTCACAAATTTACTGCTACTGCAAAAGCGGCTATTGAAGCTGCAGGAGGAGAAGCTGTAACTTTATAA
- the secY gene encoding preprotein translocase subunit SecY → MKKFIESLVNVWKIEELKNKILITLGLLLVYRLGAQVTLPGIDATKLQSLSSQTDQGIGWLINVFTGGAFSQASVFALGIMPYISASIVVQLMGIAIPYLQKLQKDGESGRRKINQITRWLTIGITLLQGPGYIYNLYKQLPADAFLLGFSSFSFLFSSVIILVTGTIFAMWLGEKITDKGIGNGISLLIMVGILARLPQAFIQEFSSRVTENNGGPMLIVLEVIIWLLIIIACILLTMAVRKIPVQYARRTTAGDFEQDMMGGNRQWIPLKLNASGVMPIIFAQAIMFIPAAVAGLSTSDTAQTITTSFQNIFGWQYNLVFALLIIIFTYFYTAITVPTNKMADDLKRSGGFIPGIRPGVETGDYLDKIMSLITFPGSLFLALIAVFPAIAVSLLGVQQGWAMFYGGTSLLIMVGVAIDTIQQINSYLLNKHYDGLMKSGKNRKAVA, encoded by the coding sequence ATGAAGAAATTTATAGAATCATTAGTAAATGTTTGGAAGATCGAGGAATTAAAAAATAAAATTTTAATTACTCTTGGTTTATTGTTAGTTTACCGTTTAGGTGCTCAGGTAACCCTTCCAGGTATTGATGCTACTAAATTGCAAAGTTTATCTAGTCAAACAGATCAAGGAATTGGATGGTTAATCAATGTATTTACAGGTGGTGCGTTTTCGCAGGCATCTGTATTTGCATTGGGTATCATGCCGTATATTTCAGCGTCTATCGTAGTTCAGTTAATGGGAATCGCTATTCCTTATTTACAGAAATTACAAAAAGACGGTGAAAGCGGTAGAAGAAAAATCAACCAAATCACTAGATGGTTAACTATTGGTATTACCCTATTGCAAGGTCCAGGTTATATTTATAACTTGTATAAACAATTACCTGCAGATGCCTTTTTATTAGGATTTAGTTCATTCTCATTCTTATTCTCATCTGTAATCATCCTAGTTACAGGTACGATTTTTGCAATGTGGTTAGGTGAAAAAATTACTGATAAAGGTATCGGAAACGGTATTTCGTTGTTGATCATGGTAGGTATTCTTGCTCGATTGCCACAGGCTTTCATCCAGGAATTCTCTTCCCGTGTAACAGAAAATAACGGAGGGCCTATGCTTATCGTTTTAGAAGTAATTATTTGGTTGTTGATCATTATTGCTTGTATTTTATTAACCATGGCCGTTAGAAAAATTCCGGTTCAGTACGCTCGTCGTACAACTGCCGGAGATTTCGAACAGGACATGATGGGAGGTAACAGACAATGGATTCCGTTAAAGCTTAATGCTTCCGGAGTTATGCCGATTATCTTCGCTCAGGCAATTATGTTTATTCCTGCTGCTGTTGCTGGTTTATCGACATCAGATACAGCTCAAACTATTACTACCAGCTTCCAGAATATCTTTGGATGGCAGTATAATTTAGTTTTTGCTTTATTAATCATTATTTTTACTTACTTTTACACCGCAATTACAGTACCTACAAATAAAATGGCTGACGATTTGAAACGTAGTGGAGGTTTTATCCCGGGCATTCGTCCAGGAGTTGAGACCGGAGACTATCTTGATAAAATCATGTCGTTAATCACTTTCCCTGGTTCGTTATTCTTAGCATTGATCGCTGTGTTCCCAGCTATCGCGGTAAGTTTACTTGGCGTTCAACAGGGGTGGGCTATGTTTTATGGCGGAACATCGTTACTAATTATGGTGGGAGTTGCAATTGATACTATTCAGCAAATAAATTCTTATTTATTGAATAAACACTATGACGGTTTGATGAAAAGTGGTAAAAATAGAAAAGCAGTAGCTTAA
- the infA gene encoding translation initiation factor IF-1: protein MAKQSAIEQDGSIIEALSNAMFRVELENGHVVIAHISGKMRMHYIKLLPGDKVKLEMSPYDLSKARITYRY from the coding sequence ATGGCAAAACAATCAGCAATAGAACAAGACGGATCCATCATTGAAGCATTATCAAATGCGATGTTCCGTGTAGAATTAGAAAACGGACACGTTGTAATCGCTCATATCTCTGGTAAAATGCGTATGCATTATATCAAATTATTACCTGGTGATAAAGTGAAGTTAGAGATGAGCCCTTACGATTTGTCTAAAGCAAGAATTACTTATAGATACTAA
- the ykgO gene encoding type B 50S ribosomal protein L36, with amino-acid sequence MKVRASVKKRSAECIIVRRKGRLYVINKKNPRFKQRQG; translated from the coding sequence ATGAAAGTAAGAGCATCAGTTAAAAAAAGAAGTGCCGAGTGCATTATTGTGCGTAGAAAAGGAAGATTATACGTTATTAATAAAAAGAATCCTAGATTTAAACAAAGACAAGGATAG